CACCTACGTGATGACCCTCTGGGACGTTGTGATATTCCTGTGGACAATCCCGGGAAAACACagaactgggacatctctctgatggatttctcttACTGGATATACCTGTAGGAGACACATACAGTGGAAGACATTGTTTATATGTAGTTATCAAGTGATGGGTGTATCTTGTGGACTGTCAAAAATGCTCTCCTCTTACCCGGTAATGTGAggggccggtggtcctccatcatggcgtccctgtacagatccttgtgtccttctatatactcccactcctccatggagaaatagacggagacatcctgacaccttataggaacctgacacacaatgatacagtcatcaccccgacaccttcatagcgttactatataatgtcccagcattcccggtagtcctcacctctccagtcagcagatgaatgatcttGTTGGTGAGGTCCAGGATCTTCTGCTCATTGTTTCTCTTAGGTATCAGTGAAGGCTCCGTGATGGTACTGGTCCATCTTCCAGACATGTGGGGACAGCTGTTGGGGGATAGAGAGTCACCAGAAGTTTTCTTCTCTACTGAACAATCCTGGATATCGAGATGGAATATACAAGAGAATCAAAATGAACAGgaagttcttagtaaacattttgattgtataagcccacttgcctccTCATGGCGACTTCTTTTAAGTGGGTGCCGCACCACATGGCAACCAGTGCTACCGCAACACCCCTCCTGCAGAGCGAGCAACACAGTCCCCAGGCTAAGACACCTTATGTTGTAGCCCACAGATcagtccatagtaatgcatccaaAGGATAACTGAATGCAACCACCACCAGGTAACTCAGTCCAGGTATAGAACAGGTGAATGataggttattaaccccttaatgaacagcCTATTTTCGGTTTTTTCAATTTTCGTTTTTACCTCCCACCATTCCAAAAATCATAACTTTTGTAATGCGTGTCCACCGCGGACTGTTTAGGAAGGTGGAAGCAGCATTAGGGGGTCAGTCAAAATGCTAGTGGGCGCTACCTTCACACTATGCACCAGAGAAGATTTGTTACAGCATTTATATTTACAAATCAATTATGATGACGTGATCTTTTGCTTTTTCTATAATATTGTCCGTAGGATAAAAAGATAAGAGAAAGGACATATACATGAGTCCCGGATTATTTTACCTCTCCGGTAAGAAGGTAGATTATCTCCAGGGTGACGTTCAGTATCTTTTCCGTTATGTGTCCCTTATCCATCACAAAGAACAATGACGTGTAGATGGTTTCGAATGAGATCTACAAATAAAGAGATGATAACTAGATGATAGAATTATGAaat
The nucleotide sequence above comes from Rhinoderma darwinii isolate aRhiDar2 chromosome 11, aRhiDar2.hap1, whole genome shotgun sequence. Encoded proteins:
- the LOC142663759 gene encoding gastrula zinc finger protein XlCGF66.1-like, with the protein product MDKGHITEKILNVTLEIIYLLTGEDCSVEKKTSGDSLSPNSCPHMSGRWTSTITEPSLIPKRNNEQKILDLTNKIIHLLTGEVPIRCQDVSVYFSMEEWEYIEGHKDLYRDAMMEDHRPLTLPGISSKRNPSERCPSSVFSRDCPQEYHNVPEGHHVGGTKVSSNPIKVNVHFMLCQYYLIICYISAH